The bacterium DNA window GCCGGCGTGGCCATGGGCGAGCACTTCATGGAGAAGGGCGGCCATGCGCTTGTGGTCTACGACGATCTCTCCAAACACGCGGTCGCATACAGGGAGTTGTCGCTCCTTTTGCGCCGGCCGCCGGGCAGGGAGGCGTATCCCGGCGACATCTTCTATCTGCACTCCAGGCTCCTGGAGCGGGCGGCGAAACTCTCCGAATCTCGCGGGGGGGGATCGCTCACCGCGCTGCCGATCGTGGAGACTCAGGCCGGCGACATCTCCTCCTACATCCCGACGAACATCATCTCCATAACGGACGGGCAGATATATCTCGACTCGGATCTCTTTTACGCCGGCTTCAGGCCGGCGATCAACGTGGGGCTTTCGGTCTCGCGCGTCGGCGGCGCCGCGCAGACCAAGGCGATGAAGAGGGTGGCCGGAACTCTGAGGCTCGACCTGGCGCAGTACAGGGAGATGAAGTCGTTCGCGCAGTTCGGCGCGGAGCTCGACGAGTCGACTTTGAGGCAGATCAACAGGGGGGAGAGGCTCACCGAGATATTGAAACAGAAACAATACAGGCCTTTGAAGATGTCGGCGCAGGTGCTGGAGATCTACTGCGGCGTTGCGGGCCATCTGGACGACATAAAGGCGGATCATGTATGCCAGTTCGTGGACGGCTTCGTACGTTATATGGAAGACAAGGACCCGGATCTTATGAAGAAGGTGGAGTCCAGCGGAGACCTGGATGTCGGATCATCGCAGACCCTGGACAGGGAGGTAGTCGAGTTCAAGAAACAGTTCGCTATCGTTGCGTAGGCGCCAGCTATGCTCACTCAGAAGGAAATAAGACGCAGGATCGAGGCTGTGAGGAACACCCAGAAACTGACTCGGTCGATGAAGCTCGTGGCTGCTGCGAAGCTCAGGGGGGCCCAACAGAGGGCCGTGGAGAAGCGCGTCTATACCTCTGCGCTCTACGACATCGCCGTGAGGGTCTCGCGGAGGCTGGGCAGGGAAGCGCCGGTATTATGGCGCAGACCACAAAGGCTGGATTGCGTGGATCTCATAGTTATGACTTCGGATCGCGGGCTGTGCGGCGGTTTCAACGAGAATTTGCTCCGCGATGTGGAAGAGGGGGCCTTGCAGCACATCATGCACAACATATCCGTCAAAGTTTTCGTGGTCGGCAAACAGGGAGCGAAATGGCTCAGGGGGCGCGGCTATGACGTGGAGGAGGTGCCGACAGAGGGCGGACTGGATTTTCAGGTGAAGTGGCTCATGGAGACGATGTCAAAGAGATGCGCTTCCGGCGAGAGCGCCGGCTGCAACATTGCGTTCAACAGGTTCGTCAACGCCTCCCACCAGAGGCCGACTTTCTGGAATCTGCTTCCGCTCTCGTACAGGGGGTACGACGTGGAGCGGAACATCGAATATCTCTATGAGCCTACGAGGGAGGAGGCGCTCGAGGCGCTTGCGGGGCAATTGCTCGACAGCGCGCTCAGGCAGGCTTTCCTCGAGTCGGAGGCCTCGTTGCACGCGGCGCGCATGACCGCGATGGATGCGGCCACCAAGAACGCGGACGACATGGTCGCCCATCTGACTTCCGTGTACAACAGGGTGAGGCAGGAGGCGATCACGTCGGAGCTCATGGACATAGTCAACGGCGCAGAGGCGTTGAGGTCTGCGCAGCGGAGCTGAGAGATGAGAGCGCAAGACAAAGTTTCAAACGGCAAGGCGATACAGATCATGGGCCCGGTGGTGGACGTCATCTTCTCCGAGGGGAGACTCCCGGAGATATACACCGCGCTTACGGTCACAAACCCCGCCTTAGGCGCGGGGGAGGACAACCTCGTGCTCGAGGTGTCGCAACACATAGGCGAGAATATGGTTCGCTGCATCGCCATGGATTCGACCGAGGGTCTGATCCGGGGCGCGGCCGTGCGAAACACCGGCGGCCCGATAATGATGCCGGTCGGCAAGGAGGTTCTTGGCCGAGTCCTCAATGTTATCGGAGAACCGGTGGACGAGGGCGCGCCGCTCGCCGTTCAGAAGCGCATGCCGATCCACCGCGATCCGCCTGCGTTCA harbors:
- a CDS encoding F0F1 ATP synthase subunit beta (Produces ATP from ADP in the presence of a proton gradient across the membrane. The beta chain is a regulatory subunit) → MRAQDKVSNGKAIQIMGPVVDVIFSEGRLPEIYTALTVTNPALGAGEDNLVLEVSQHIGENMVRCIAMDSTEGLIRGAAVRNTGGPIMMPVGKEVLGRVLNVIGEPVDEGAPLAVQKRMPIHRDPPAF
- the atpA gene encoding F0F1 ATP synthase subunit alpha encodes the protein MEIRADEISRIIKEQIRDYDTMSTADETGQIISVGDGIAYVYGLAGVMASELLDFGHGVVGIALNLEEDVVGAALMGEDAKLKEGDEVRRMKRIASVPVGDEVVGRVVDALGRPIDGGGQLKSATMRNVEMKAPGIVQRRPVCEPIFTGIKAIDALTPIGRGQRELIIGDRQTGKTAIAVDAILNQKGADVRCIYVAVGQKLSTVARVVDRLRAGGAMEYTTVVVAGASDPAALQFMAPYAGVAMGEHFMEKGGHALVVYDDLSKHAVAYRELSLLLRRPPGREAYPGDIFYLHSRLLERAAKLSESRGGGSLTALPIVETQAGDISSYIPTNIISITDGQIYLDSDLFYAGFRPAINVGLSVSRVGGAAQTKAMKRVAGTLRLDLAQYREMKSFAQFGAELDESTLRQINRGERLTEILKQKQYRPLKMSAQVLEIYCGVAGHLDDIKADHVCQFVDGFVRYMEDKDPDLMKKVESSGDLDVGSSQTLDREVVEFKKQFAIVA
- the atpG gene encoding ATP synthase F1 subunit gamma, yielding MLTQKEIRRRIEAVRNTQKLTRSMKLVAAAKLRGAQQRAVEKRVYTSALYDIAVRVSRRLGREAPVLWRRPQRLDCVDLIVMTSDRGLCGGFNENLLRDVEEGALQHIMHNISVKVFVVGKQGAKWLRGRGYDVEEVPTEGGLDFQVKWLMETMSKRCASGESAGCNIAFNRFVNASHQRPTFWNLLPLSYRGYDVERNIEYLYEPTREEALEALAGQLLDSALRQAFLESEASLHAARMTAMDAATKNADDMVAHLTSVYNRVRQEAITSELMDIVNGAEALRSAQRS